In Mucilaginibacter celer, one DNA window encodes the following:
- a CDS encoding ligand-binding sensor domain-containing protein yields MLASFFNTKTRRLLLTGLFFCFLPSMLSAQSLFLQKIDYCQSAQFCVECGDPRAYCDQLTLDFVAARINTRYMLRDAQGSITFQVYVDEKGFACVLSHNDATKSPLTAELITYLNGCPWKPAIVNGKPVASSVNVIFRFISGGIYGQMARMDLSEQAPPGDPVIYNKNGYANLSLKNYEFTTWTKYNSPLPDNISQSCAIDQSDMLWYATTKGMTRFEGTTFIPVTEYNSPFASDAAIKEVLIDKDNNKWVYANNQVYLYNQSGWQLFDFKQFLSRGVTQILNSRNGELLFATQNGLVVKRKDKVVVINKKSMPELPSSNVVFAYVDKYKRLWIGTSKGTIMIDGTIITSYNTLNTPLKNTCITGAVEDEAGNVYFSLQDCNQPGTETDKEGIAVITSRGKWLHYNDVNSGMPSNKVNCMLYDKFEHVLWLGTDQSGLVRFNLTDNWENYHNNNSPLPGFKIHQLMQDSKGTIYATTANGLVRLRKKAGA; encoded by the coding sequence ATGCTGGCTTCTTTTTTTAACACTAAAACGCGCAGGCTGTTACTTACAGGCCTGTTTTTCTGCTTTTTACCGTCGATGCTTTCGGCGCAAAGTCTGTTTCTTCAAAAAATAGATTACTGTCAATCAGCCCAATTCTGCGTTGAGTGCGGCGATCCGAGGGCCTATTGCGATCAGCTCACGCTTGATTTTGTGGCCGCGAGGATCAATACGCGCTACATGCTCAGGGATGCCCAGGGCTCAATAACCTTCCAGGTGTATGTTGACGAAAAGGGCTTTGCCTGTGTACTTAGCCATAACGACGCAACCAAAAGCCCCCTCACTGCCGAGCTGATCACCTATCTTAACGGCTGCCCCTGGAAACCGGCCATAGTTAATGGAAAACCGGTAGCATCGTCTGTAAACGTAATCTTCCGCTTTATCAGCGGGGGGATCTATGGCCAGATGGCCAGGATGGATCTGAGCGAACAAGCCCCTCCCGGCGACCCGGTGATTTACAATAAAAACGGATATGCCAACCTTTCGTTAAAAAATTACGAATTCACTACCTGGACTAAGTATAACTCGCCCCTACCCGATAACATCAGTCAATCCTGCGCTATCGATCAATCGGACATGTTGTGGTATGCTACAACCAAAGGGATGACTCGCTTTGAAGGCACCACCTTTATCCCTGTTACTGAATATAACTCGCCCTTTGCCAGCGATGCGGCTATTAAAGAGGTTTTGATTGATAAGGACAACAATAAATGGGTATACGCCAATAACCAGGTATACCTGTACAACCAAAGCGGCTGGCAGCTATTTGATTTTAAGCAGTTTTTATCGCGCGGGGTAACCCAGATCCTGAACAGCCGGAATGGCGAACTGCTTTTTGCTACCCAAAACGGCCTTGTAGTAAAACGTAAGGACAAGGTGGTGGTGATCAACAAAAAATCGATGCCGGAGTTACCTTCAAGCAATGTTGTTTTTGCCTATGTTGATAAATACAAACGCCTTTGGATAGGTACATCCAAAGGAACTATTATGATTGATGGTACCATTATAACCTCATACAACACCTTAAACACACCGCTGAAAAACACCTGCATAACAGGTGCTGTTGAAGATGAGGCAGGCAATGTGTATTTCTCATTACAGGATTGCAACCAGCCCGGTACCGAAACAGATAAAGAAGGTATAGCCGTAATAACTTCGCGCGGAAAATGGCTGCATTATAATGATGTTAATTCGGGCATGCCTTCAAACAAGGTTAATTGCATGTTGTATGATAAGTTTGAGCATGTTTTATGGCTTGGCACCGATCAGTCGGGCCTGGTAAGGTTTAATTTAACCGATAACTGGGAAAACTATCATAACAACAACTCGCCGCTGCCGGGCTTTAAAATTCACCAGTTGATGCAGGATTCGAAGGGCACTATTTATGCCACAACAGCCAACGGCTTGGTAAGGTTACGTAAAAAGGCAGGGGCATAA
- a CDS encoding peptidase MA family metallohydrolase: MAVGGGRSINIISPKTWDKEPCDSRYTDYADRVKTQKLITHELVHVYHGQLNPQTDLEHMKIDWFTEGLAYYASGQLDAADIKDIKAAIAQNKLPKNLDALSNFGLINLRYSISGSVVQYINYKYGRAKLKALLSYTQNSEILTALKITPARLLADWRNYLHGL; the protein is encoded by the coding sequence GTGGCCGTTGGCGGTGGCCGCAGCATCAATATCATCTCGCCCAAAACCTGGGATAAAGAACCCTGCGATTCGAGGTATACCGATTATGCCGACAGAGTTAAAACACAAAAGCTGATAACCCACGAGCTGGTACATGTATACCATGGCCAGCTAAACCCGCAAACCGACCTTGAACACATGAAAATAGACTGGTTTACAGAAGGCCTGGCCTATTATGCTTCGGGCCAATTGGATGCCGCCGATATAAAAGATATCAAAGCGGCCATAGCACAAAATAAGCTACCCAAAAATCTGGACGCTCTGTCAAATTTCGGACTTATTAATTTGAGGTACAGTATCTCGGGAAGTGTTGTTCAATACATTAATTATAAATATGGTCGTGCAAAACTAAAAGCTCTGTTATCCTACACCCAAAATAGCGAAATACTAACAGCTCTTAAAATCACCCCAGCCCGGTTGCTGGCCGATTGGAGAAATTATCTGCATGGATTATAA
- a CDS encoding sensor histidine kinase, whose product MNQTNDDIKLLLFMGIAVMLSLFASILLIFIFFQRKKYQYHKNIQKLHQTQQNQLIEAAVRSEETERHRIAEELHDEVGAILSSAKLHFQGVKITADKNNAPRYEKGQELLDGAIKQVRGISHNLHSSILKEFGLNEAIRHFAEKIALHDVIKITTYLDGAYAPLNAENDMSIYRMVQELMNNIIKHAVPKNINITSVYGDGMLNISIFHDGKGLAHEEYEAFKFNKNGMGLKAIQTRIILLKGELSFSKKEDGYYVDMSIPA is encoded by the coding sequence ATGAATCAAACGAACGATGATATTAAGCTCCTGCTTTTTATGGGGATAGCAGTTATGCTTTCGTTATTCGCAAGTATATTGCTTATTTTTATCTTCTTTCAGCGCAAAAAATACCAGTATCATAAAAACATACAAAAGCTGCATCAAACCCAGCAAAACCAATTAATTGAGGCCGCCGTACGAAGCGAAGAAACCGAGCGCCATCGCATTGCCGAAGAGCTGCACGACGAGGTAGGTGCTATACTATCATCGGCTAAACTGCACTTTCAGGGCGTTAAAATTACCGCCGATAAAAATAACGCCCCCCGGTACGAAAAAGGCCAGGAACTGCTTGACGGTGCCATTAAACAGGTGCGCGGCATTTCGCACAACCTGCACTCGAGTATTTTGAAGGAGTTTGGTTTAAATGAAGCCATAAGGCACTTTGCCGAAAAAATAGCGCTGCACGATGTAATCAAGATCACCACTTACCTGGATGGTGCGTACGCCCCGCTAAATGCCGAAAACGACATGAGCATTTACCGCATGGTGCAGGAACTGATGAACAATATTATTAAACACGCTGTACCTAAAAATATCAATATTACATCAGTGTATGGCGATGGCATGCTAAACATTAGTATTTTTCATGATGGCAAAGGCCTTGCCCATGAAGAATACGAAGCTTTTAAGTTTAACAAAAACGGGATGGGTTTAAAAGCCATACAAACCCGCATTATATTGTTAAAGGGCGAACTCAGTTTTTCAAAAAAAGAAGACGGATATTACGTTGACATGAGTATCCCTGCATAA
- a CDS encoding response regulator transcription factor has product MKNIKIAIADDYTIFRDGLKVGLATDDNLEVILEAGDGEDLLKGIENNRPDVIIMDLKMPVLDGMEATKLIKKKYPDIKIVVVTMYDDEKFVIHLMEIGANGYLLKNADADEIRRAVYSVHETGYYFNNVVSNALLKKLVIKGNIKPSFNEGVQLTEREQDVLKLICAEKTAAEMGQQLFLSPRSVEGIRQRLIDKVGVRNTAGLVMFAVKNGMI; this is encoded by the coding sequence ATGAAAAACATCAAAATAGCCATAGCCGACGACTATACCATTTTTAGAGATGGCCTGAAGGTAGGCCTTGCAACCGACGACAACCTTGAAGTAATACTGGAGGCCGGCGACGGCGAAGACCTGCTGAAAGGCATTGAAAACAACCGCCCTGATGTAATTATTATGGACCTCAAGATGCCCGTTTTGGATGGCATGGAAGCAACCAAACTCATTAAAAAGAAATATCCCGATATAAAAATTGTAGTGGTAACCATGTACGATGATGAAAAGTTTGTGATACACCTGATGGAAATTGGCGCCAACGGCTACCTGCTAAAAAATGCCGATGCCGACGAGATTAGGCGGGCGGTATACTCGGTGCACGAAACCGGCTATTATTTTAATAATGTGGTGAGTAATGCACTCCTTAAAAAGCTGGTAATAAAAGGTAACATCAAACCATCGTTTAACGAAGGCGTGCAGCTTACCGAACGTGAGCAGGATGTTTTAAAACTGATATGTGCCGAAAAAACAGCAGCTGAAATGGGACAACAACTTTTTCTCAGTCCGCGATCTGTTGAGGGCATCAGGCAGCGGCTTATTGACAAGGTTGGTGTGCGAAATACTGCCGGATTGGTGATGTTTGCGGTTAAAAACGGCATGATATAA
- a CDS encoding Crp/Fnr family transcriptional regulator yields MKKNIQCDNNTCFLCKSCIKEWIPAIAANKKNFAVKKGQVIFSEGDPVSGIYFVYEGNVKVHKKWGTDKELIIRFANKGAIFGHRVLGKHATHYPISATALEPGIICYIDMAFFEATLKVNPQFTYELMLFFADELQEAERKMRNLAHMPVKGRVAQALISLNEQFGINPEGHINVELTRQDLASYAGATYETVFRVVNELIQEKLISTNGKKINILNYEGLFGLTLDTEV; encoded by the coding sequence ATGAAGAAAAACATCCAGTGCGATAACAATACGTGTTTTTTATGTAAAAGCTGCATTAAAGAGTGGATTCCGGCGATAGCAGCCAATAAAAAAAACTTTGCGGTAAAGAAGGGGCAGGTTATTTTCAGCGAAGGTGATCCGGTATCAGGAATTTACTTTGTTTACGAAGGCAACGTAAAGGTGCATAAAAAATGGGGGACTGATAAAGAACTCATTATCCGCTTTGCTAATAAGGGTGCCATTTTTGGTCATCGCGTGCTGGGCAAACATGCTACCCACTACCCTATCTCGGCTACTGCGCTCGAGCCGGGCATTATCTGCTACATCGACATGGCTTTTTTTGAAGCTACCTTAAAAGTAAATCCACAGTTTACTTACGAGTTAATGCTGTTTTTTGCCGATGAACTACAGGAAGCCGAGCGCAAAATGCGTAACCTTGCCCACATGCCGGTGAAAGGCCGTGTAGCTCAGGCCCTTATATCATTAAACGAGCAATTTGGCATCAACCCGGAAGGTCATATCAATGTTGAACTTACCCGCCAGGATCTGGCCTCATACGCCGGTGCCACTTACGAAACCGTATTCAGGGTGGTGAATGAATTAATACAGGAAAAATTGATCAGTACCAACGGAAAGAAGATAAATATATTGAACTATGAGGGGTTGTTTGGGTTGACGTTGGATACGGAGGTGTGA
- a CDS encoding DUF3368 domain-containing protein, whose amino-acid sequence MQKIYEVVIADTTCFILLDKIGELELLKSLFGNVLTTQIIADEFGSPLPDWIIVKEVENLYFQASLDIDKGEASAIALAIESPPSLIVLDDDKARKKARKLNLNVTGTLGLLVKAKKKGIIPDVKSILDKIQNTNFHYSLAIVDEIMRLANE is encoded by the coding sequence ATGCAGAAAATATATGAGGTTGTAATAGCCGACACCACCTGTTTTATTTTGCTGGATAAAATTGGTGAGTTAGAACTTTTGAAGTCACTTTTCGGCAACGTACTCACAACGCAAATAATAGCAGATGAATTTGGAAGCCCTCTGCCGGATTGGATTATTGTAAAGGAAGTTGAAAATCTATATTTTCAGGCAAGTTTGGATATTGATAAAGGCGAGGCAAGTGCTATAGCCTTAGCAATAGAATCGCCGCCCTCATTAATAGTATTGGATGATGATAAGGCCAGAAAGAAAGCAAGAAAGTTAAATTTAAACGTAACGGGCACATTGGGACTTTTGGTAAAAGCAAAAAAGAAAGGGATTATTCCGGATGTAAAATCAATATTAGATAAAATTCAGAACACCAATTTTCATTACTCGTTGGCTATAGTTGACGAAATTATGAGGCTTGCTAATGAGTAG
- a CDS encoding UPF0175 family protein yields MTTLTLQVPDSLGEQQYDTIRFIAAKLYESGKLSLGQAAEMAGLSKRTFADLLSDYGVSLLNYQVSEMLSDAENI; encoded by the coding sequence ATGACTACGTTAACATTACAGGTTCCGGATAGCCTTGGAGAACAGCAATACGATACCATAAGATTTATTGCGGCCAAATTATACGAGTCGGGTAAATTATCGCTTGGCCAGGCTGCGGAAATGGCGGGTTTGTCTAAACGCACGTTCGCTGATTTACTATCGGATTATGGTGTATCGCTTTTGAATTATCAGGTGTCTGAAATGTTAAGTGATGCAGAAAATATATGA
- a CDS encoding helix-turn-helix domain-containing protein, translating to MKTVTVEDFYKNAAAFANSTVESLLPAGINKEIGHFNVFNVKEIFERIKKEPGHVPYNRRLYYKINLVQGHNIAEYADKVIHIEKNALVFGTPKIPYSWQPQDLNQSGHFCIFTDEFLVQSKSGVVLDALPIFSPGGCPVFLLSDEQADEIAAIFLKMQQEIASDYLYKYDLIRNYVLELIHYGQKLQPLTTYNNSHNASARVSSLFIELLERQFPIASPDQKIALRTAKDYADRLAVHSNHLNKVLKESTGKTTTEHIAARLIQEARILLRQTDWNISEIAYSLGFEQLSHFSNFFKKQTALSPVEVRNLAG from the coding sequence ATGAAAACTGTAACTGTAGAAGACTTTTATAAAAATGCCGCCGCTTTTGCAAATAGTACGGTCGAATCGTTATTGCCTGCCGGAATTAATAAGGAGATAGGGCACTTTAACGTATTTAATGTTAAAGAAATTTTTGAGCGGATAAAAAAGGAGCCCGGACATGTACCCTATAATCGCCGTTTATACTATAAAATAAACCTGGTACAGGGGCACAATATTGCCGAATACGCTGATAAAGTGATCCATATCGAAAAAAATGCACTGGTATTTGGCACGCCAAAAATTCCGTACAGTTGGCAACCGCAGGATCTGAATCAATCCGGCCATTTTTGCATTTTTACTGATGAGTTTCTGGTGCAATCAAAAAGCGGCGTGGTGTTGGATGCATTGCCGATATTTAGTCCCGGAGGTTGCCCCGTGTTTTTGCTTAGTGATGAGCAGGCTGATGAAATAGCTGCCATCTTTTTAAAAATGCAGCAGGAAATAGCTTCAGATTACCTGTATAAATACGATCTGATCAGGAACTATGTGCTCGAGCTGATTCATTACGGGCAAAAGCTACAGCCGCTAACCACCTATAACAACTCGCACAATGCTTCAGCAAGAGTATCATCATTGTTTATCGAGCTACTGGAGAGACAGTTCCCGATAGCCTCGCCCGATCAAAAGATTGCCCTGCGTACCGCTAAAGATTATGCCGACAGGCTGGCCGTACACAGCAACCATCTCAATAAAGTTTTAAAAGAAAGTACTGGCAAAACCACAACCGAGCATATTGCCGCCCGCCTCATCCAGGAGGCCCGTATATTACTGCGGCAAACCGATTGGAATATCTCGGAAATAGCATATAGTCTGGGTTTTGAGCAGCTCTCGCATTTTTCAAACTTTTTTAAAAAGCAAACGGCATTATCGCCGGTAGAGGTGAGGAATTTGGCGGGGTGA
- a CDS encoding SDR family oxidoreductase translates to MKLNNNTILITGGTSGFGLEFASKLLALGNTIIITGRNQAKLDEINKKLPGVHTFKSDVSDAGAIEQLYKQVSAQFPSLNVLINNAGEMRAISLNDASTGLRDLTREVEINLMGPMRMVQQFLPLLKQQNEAAIMNVTSGIALMPFPVSPIYGATKSGLRSYTKSLRVQLKNSRVKVFELIAPGSSTPLNDQFMDMDGINANLMMDPGKLIDMAIAGLGKDKLEIYPGLARVMKIMSRLAPGFLLKQASKVGAKFMETAG, encoded by the coding sequence ATGAAACTCAACAACAACACTATCCTTATAACCGGAGGCACAAGCGGCTTCGGCCTTGAATTTGCATCCAAATTATTGGCTTTAGGCAATACCATAATCATAACAGGCCGTAACCAGGCAAAACTTGATGAAATAAATAAAAAACTGCCCGGCGTGCACACTTTTAAAAGCGATGTAAGTGATGCCGGGGCTATCGAACAACTTTATAAACAAGTAAGCGCTCAGTTCCCCTCGCTTAATGTCCTGATCAATAATGCAGGCGAAATGCGGGCAATCAGCCTTAATGATGCATCAACCGGCTTGCGCGATCTTACCCGCGAGGTTGAGATTAATTTAATGGGGCCTATGCGTATGGTGCAACAGTTTTTGCCCTTGTTAAAACAACAAAACGAAGCTGCTATTATGAATGTAACATCGGGCATAGCTTTGATGCCGTTCCCGGTTTCGCCAATTTATGGAGCCACCAAATCAGGTTTACGATCATACACCAAATCATTAAGGGTGCAGTTAAAAAACAGCCGGGTTAAAGTTTTTGAGCTGATAGCCCCGGGATCAAGTACACCGTTAAACGATCAGTTTATGGATATGGATGGCATTAACGCAAACCTGATGATGGATCCGGGCAAGCTGATTGATATGGCAATTGCAGGTTTGGGTAAGGACAAGTTAGAGATTTATCCCGGCTTAGCCCGTGTAATGAAAATAATGAGCAGGCTTGCTCCGGGCTTTTTACTTAAGCAGGCAAGTAAGGTTGGCGCAAAGTTTATGGAAACAGCGGGATAA
- a CDS encoding lactate dehydrogenase, producing MKAIAYSIKPFEKEFLAIANRKKHEITLISNALDIETAMFADGKDAAIVFTGDDLSAPVIEKLADLGIRYIVTRSLDTDHIDKTAAARFGIKLANIPSHPPLHVTLTSDILQETASQTIRNLDLWQMNKCVGKACVCAGGCKAVVLDLEAAK from the coding sequence ATGAAAGCGATAGCCTACAGTATTAAACCTTTTGAAAAAGAATTTTTGGCTATTGCCAACCGCAAAAAACACGAGATTACGCTGATCTCGAACGCGCTTGATATAGAAACGGCAATGTTTGCAGATGGGAAGGATGCCGCAATTGTTTTTACAGGCGATGATTTGTCGGCCCCGGTTATCGAAAAGCTGGCGGATTTGGGAATCAGGTATATCGTTACCCGATCATTAGATACAGACCATATAGATAAGACCGCAGCTGCCCGGTTTGGCATTAAACTGGCCAACATCCCCTCGCATCCACCGCTCCATGTAACATTAACAAGCGACATCCTGCAGGAAACTGCCAGCCAAACCATCCGCAACCTCGATTTATGGCAAATGAACAAATGCGTAGGCAAAGCCTGTGTTTGTGCCGGCGGGTGTAAAGCCGTGGTTTTGGATTTAGAAGCAGCAAAATAG
- a CDS encoding response regulator, which yields MSQKILIIEDNNDIRENVVEILELAGYTVFDADNGKTGVELALKNLPDVILCDIMMPELDGYGVLYMLNKNPETAAIPFIFLTAKAERIDQRKGMEMGADDYLTKPFDDIELLNAIESRLKKKVAQQNFYSQSLDSLNTLISKNNGFAELKRIISERKARQFKKDQVIYYEGDKGNGIYLVLQGRVKTIKMADDGRELMTGIYAEEDYIGTTAMLANEAYSDTASALEYSQLCLIPKDQLDELLNLYPEVAREFIKLLSNHIREKEEQLLQLAYNSVRKRLADTLIRLHKQQGEHFKISREDLAAMAGMATETVSRTLSDFKDEGLLEKKGSNINILAPDRLAKMKN from the coding sequence ATGAGCCAAAAGATCTTGATTATTGAAGATAATAACGATATCCGCGAAAATGTGGTTGAGATTCTGGAGCTGGCCGGCTACACTGTTTTTGATGCCGATAATGGTAAAACCGGCGTTGAACTGGCCCTCAAAAATCTGCCCGATGTAATTCTCTGTGATATCATGATGCCCGAGCTTGATGGTTACGGCGTATTATACATGCTGAACAAAAACCCCGAAACCGCCGCCATCCCTTTTATATTTTTAACTGCCAAAGCCGAGCGGATTGACCAGCGCAAAGGCATGGAAATGGGTGCCGACGATTACCTCACCAAGCCTTTTGATGATATAGAACTGCTTAACGCTATTGAAAGCAGGCTAAAAAAAAAGGTAGCTCAACAAAATTTCTACAGCCAGTCGTTAGATAGCCTGAACACACTGATCTCTAAAAACAATGGTTTTGCCGAGCTTAAACGCATCATCAGCGAACGAAAAGCCCGGCAGTTTAAAAAAGACCAGGTTATTTATTACGAGGGCGATAAAGGCAACGGCATTTATTTGGTACTACAGGGGCGTGTAAAAACCATAAAAATGGCCGACGACGGTCGCGAACTGATGACGGGTATTTATGCCGAAGAGGATTATATCGGCACCACAGCCATGCTGGCCAACGAAGCCTACAGCGATACCGCATCTGCCCTGGAATACAGCCAGCTTTGCCTCATTCCAAAAGATCAGCTTGATGAGCTGCTTAATTTATATCCGGAAGTAGCCCGCGAGTTTATTAAATTGCTCTCCAATCATATCCGCGAAAAGGAGGAGCAGCTATTACAGCTGGCTTATAACTCGGTACGCAAACGTTTGGCCGATACCCTGATACGTCTCCACAAGCAGCAGGGCGAACACTTCAAAATCTCTCGCGAAGATTTGGCGGCTATGGCAGGCATGGCAACCGAAACGGTAAGCCGTACCCTGTCGGATTTTAAGGATGAAGGCCTTTTAGAGAAAAAAGGAAGTAATATCAATATCCTCGCGCCAGATCGTTTAGCAAAAATGAAAAACTGA
- a CDS encoding PAS domain-containing sensor histidine kinase, whose product MENAALLKAIIQNAIDGIITIDERGRIETINPSACKLFQYTPEEVIGKNITILMPPPYKAEHDQYINRYQQTKNPHIIGIGREVTGLRKDGSTFPFRLAVSEVKFLGRDVYAGFIHDLSREKEAEEQLKEYASHLEELVEERTLSLKQSVLELQKAKEEVSQSLEKEKELGQLKSRFVSMASHEFRTPLSAVQLSASLIDKYAEPFQSTSISKHVGKIKNAVGNLTTILNDFLSLEKLEAGRVELSYSTFDIVKMGEEITEEMQLMAKQNQNIIYQHTGTTSMVTLDANLLKNCIINLIANAIKYSGEDSFIEFNTELNKQACIVTVKDNGIGIPKSDQKHLFEAFFRANNTGNIPGTGLGLNIVTRYAALMNGKVGFESEVNEGATFTISFPVQ is encoded by the coding sequence ATGGAAAACGCCGCTTTATTAAAAGCTATTATTCAAAACGCTATCGATGGCATCATCACCATTGATGAACGCGGACGCATAGAAACTATCAATCCATCAGCCTGTAAGCTGTTTCAATATACACCCGAAGAAGTGATCGGCAAAAATATAACCATCCTGATGCCTCCGCCCTACAAAGCAGAGCACGATCAATACATCAACAGGTACCAGCAAACCAAAAATCCTCATATTATAGGCATTGGACGCGAAGTTACCGGCTTGCGCAAGGATGGCAGCACTTTCCCGTTCAGGTTGGCCGTAAGTGAAGTTAAGTTTTTGGGCAGAGACGTGTACGCCGGCTTTATTCACGATCTGAGCCGCGAAAAAGAAGCAGAAGAGCAGCTTAAGGAATACGCATCGCACCTGGAAGAATTGGTGGAAGAACGTACCCTCTCCCTGAAACAATCTGTACTTGAACTGCAAAAGGCTAAGGAGGAAGTAAGCCAATCGTTAGAAAAAGAGAAAGAACTGGGGCAACTGAAAAGCCGGTTTGTATCTATGGCATCGCACGAATTCCGCACACCTTTAAGCGCTGTGCAGCTTTCGGCCTCGCTTATTGATAAGTACGCCGAACCTTTTCAAAGTACCAGCATCAGCAAGCACGTAGGTAAAATTAAAAACGCCGTGGGTAACCTCACCACCATCCTCAACGATTTCCTTTCGCTCGAAAAACTGGAGGCGGGCAGGGTGGAGCTGTCATACTCTACTTTTGATATTGTAAAAATGGGTGAAGAAATTACCGAGGAAATGCAATTGATGGCCAAGCAAAATCAAAACATCATTTACCAGCATACAGGTACCACCAGCATGGTAACACTTGATGCCAACCTGCTTAAAAATTGCATTATTAACCTGATAGCCAACGCCATCAAATATTCGGGGGAGGATAGTTTTATCGAATTTAATACCGAACTGAATAAACAGGCCTGTATTGTTACCGTAAAAGATAACGGCATCGGCATTCCCAAAAGTGACCAGAAGCATTTGTTCGAGGCTTTTTTTAGGGCAAATAATACCGGTAATATTCCGGGTACCGGTCTTGGTCTTAATATCGTAACCCGCTATGCCGCATTGATGAACGGCAAGGTTGGCTTTGAAAGCGAGGTTAATGAGGGTGCTACATTTACCATTTCATTCCCAGTACAATGA
- a CDS encoding YdcF family protein has protein sequence MKKILLPMLLCLSSNCLFAQAPGKAPAKTQAVDYVKVKNYYLLSRFEQDAEVSNLLKNDAELAQITQKKLSAISASLNDCKDASCLTGIVKLSADEISAVSARLTALYKTGNALDRLMKTKIIPSGCYSLYKNITPAVLLVKAWEQDAAGINYTIAVYAEGKKPNYPQIDSISYNVKARAYYTLMYDASATLAGDVKGTKLFFVPSMQAALLYLQINERQDPANYEPMEAGANKPAADRVKTIKWANYPYSNILVPGAGPDNLTSPLSGEGMLRCRLAVQEYNAGKAPFIIVSGGNVHPYKTKNNEAAEMKRYLVNVLHIPENVVIIEPHARHTTTNMRNSARLLYKYGFPADKPGIVVTDKSQTDFIMNMDIRCQKELNYVPYKLAKRNSETEVEYYPVEEAKQIDNDEPLDPR, from the coding sequence ATGAAGAAAATTCTCCTCCCCATGCTGCTTTGTTTAAGCAGTAACTGTTTGTTTGCCCAGGCCCCGGGCAAGGCCCCTGCTAAAACACAGGCCGTTGATTATGTAAAAGTTAAAAACTACTACCTGCTTAGCCGGTTTGAGCAGGATGCTGAGGTAAGTAACCTGTTAAAAAACGATGCTGAACTGGCGCAGATCACTCAGAAAAAGTTGAGCGCTATTAGTGCATCCCTCAATGATTGTAAAGATGCCTCATGCCTTACCGGTATTGTAAAACTATCTGCCGATGAGATTTCGGCTGTTAGTGCGCGTTTAACAGCATTGTATAAAACAGGTAACGCATTGGACAGGTTGATGAAAACAAAGATAATTCCATCCGGCTGCTACAGCTTATATAAAAATATTACACCGGCAGTGTTATTGGTAAAAGCCTGGGAGCAGGATGCAGCAGGCATTAATTACACCATTGCTGTTTATGCCGAGGGTAAAAAGCCCAATTATCCGCAGATAGATTCTATCAGCTATAACGTTAAGGCAAGGGCTTATTATACATTAATGTATGATGCAAGCGCCACGCTGGCCGGCGATGTTAAAGGCACCAAATTGTTTTTCGTACCATCTATGCAGGCAGCGCTTTTGTATCTGCAAATAAATGAACGCCAGGATCCCGCAAATTACGAACCTATGGAAGCCGGAGCCAACAAGCCAGCTGCCGATAGGGTTAAAACCATTAAGTGGGCTAACTATCCATACTCAAACATCCTGGTGCCGGGCGCAGGTCCGGATAACCTTACATCGCCTTTAAGCGGCGAAGGTATGCTGCGCTGCCGACTGGCTGTGCAGGAGTATAATGCCGGCAAAGCGCCCTTCATCATAGTATCGGGCGGTAATGTACATCCTTACAAAACAAAAAATAACGAAGCAGCAGAAATGAAACGATACCTGGTTAACGTGCTGCACATTCCCGAAAATGTGGTGATTATTGAGCCACATGCCCGCCATACAACTACCAATATGCGTAACAGTGCCAGGCTGCTTTATAAATACGGCTTCCCTGCCGATAAGCCGGGGATTGTAGTTACCGATAAATCACAAACGGATTTTATCATGAATATGGATATTCGTTGCCAAAAAGAGCTGAACTATGTGCCTTATAAACTGGCTAAGCGCAACTCGGAAACCGAAGTTGAGTACTACCCGGTAGAAGAAGCCAAACAAATTGATAATGACGAACCGCTTGACCCACGTTAA